One genomic window of Conyzicola nivalis includes the following:
- a CDS encoding tripartite tricarboxylate transporter TctB family protein codes for MADKTDEPNTPTGENTADNATGETPSARTGETPVGDTASYDSPVYDSLVDTGEPVVATVDEDPKTTEYSTPPAEQDEIVVEEAEYAPEEPLAQRDTAVVDEAPREAPYVAPVTPAAAAAAAPAPSQPNVVYVNKPQEPVEKNNRGFGVLISLAATIVFLVVLAIVMVIIYSSRSNALFIDFLGQTAFYVPALFFLVGSVVLALLLNRAGWWAHVIGSLLVALFVYFGTIATVLVVNGVVLLTPSEAAEQFRLGTVSPFTIAAALVAREVAIWAGAIIASRGRKLKARNAEALETFQREQAQTRGY; via the coding sequence ATGGCCGACAAGACCGACGAGCCGAACACCCCCACCGGTGAAAACACCGCCGATAACGCCACCGGCGAGACGCCTTCGGCCCGCACCGGCGAGACGCCCGTGGGCGACACCGCCTCGTACGACAGCCCCGTGTACGACAGCCTCGTCGACACCGGAGAGCCCGTCGTCGCGACCGTCGACGAAGACCCGAAGACCACCGAGTACTCCACGCCCCCGGCCGAGCAGGACGAGATCGTCGTAGAGGAAGCCGAGTACGCGCCCGAAGAGCCCTTGGCCCAGCGCGACACCGCCGTCGTCGACGAGGCCCCGCGCGAAGCGCCCTACGTCGCACCCGTGACCCCCGCGGCGGCAGCAGCAGCCGCCCCGGCGCCCTCGCAGCCCAACGTCGTCTACGTCAACAAGCCCCAGGAGCCCGTCGAGAAGAACAACCGCGGCTTCGGAGTGCTCATCTCTCTCGCCGCGACCATCGTGTTCCTCGTCGTGCTGGCCATCGTTATGGTCATCATCTACAGCTCCCGCTCGAACGCGCTGTTCATCGACTTCCTCGGCCAGACCGCGTTCTACGTGCCTGCGCTGTTCTTCCTCGTCGGGTCGGTGGTGCTCGCGCTGCTGCTGAACCGCGCCGGCTGGTGGGCGCACGTGATCGGCAGCCTCCTCGTCGCGCTGTTCGTCTACTTCGGTACCATCGCCACAGTGCTGGTCGTCAACGGCGTCGTGCTGCTCACGCCGTCCGAGGCCGCCGAGCAGTTCCGCCTCGGCACGGTGAGCCCGTTCACGATCGCCGCCGCGCTGGTCGCGCGCGAGGTCGCGATCTGGGCCGGCGCCATCATCGCCAGCCGCGGACGCAAGCTCAAGGCGCGCAACGCCGAAGCGCTCGAGACGTTCCAGCGCGAGCAGGCACAGACCCGCGGGTACTGA
- the fusA gene encoding elongation factor G, giving the protein MAQDVLTDLNKVRNIGIMAHIDAGKTTTTERILFYTGVNHKIGETHDGASTMDWMAQEQERGITITSAATTCFWNNNQINIIDTPGHVDFTVEVERSLRVLDGAVAVFDGKEGVEPQSETVWRQADKYDVPRICFVNKMDKLGADFYYTVDTIVNRLGAKPLVIQIPIGFESGFEGVVDIVEMRALTWRGDSKGDVEMGAKYAIEEIPADLVEKANEYRATLLEVVAETDDALLERFMEGDTDFSVAEIKKAIRGLTISSQIYPVLCGSAFKNRGVQPMLDAVVDYLPSPLDVPATEGHDVRDEEKIIVRHPDASEPFAALAFKVAVHPFFGRLTYIRVYSGHVDSGAQLMNATKGKKERIGKIFQMHANKEMPIDSITAGHIYAVIGLKDTTTGDTLTDPANQIVLESMTFPEPVIEVAIEPKTKQDQEKLGVAIQKLAEEDPTFRTEQNVDTGQTVIKGMGELHLDILVDRMKREFNVEANVGKPQVAYRETIRRVVDKHDYTHKKQTGGSGQFAKVQISLEPMEVTPDKIYEFENKVSGGRIPREYIGSIDAGFQASMAVGVLAGYPMVGVRGIILDGAAHDVDSSEMAFKIAGSMAFKEAARKAQPVLLEPLMAVEVRTPEEYMGDVIGDLNSRRGQIQSMEDATGVKVIRANVPLSEMFGYVGDLRSKTSGRAVYSMTFDSYSEVPRAVADEIIQKNKGE; this is encoded by the coding sequence GTGGCACAAGACGTGCTCACCGACCTGAACAAGGTCCGCAACATCGGCATCATGGCTCACATCGATGCTGGCAAGACGACCACCACCGAGCGCATCCTGTTCTACACCGGCGTCAACCACAAGATCGGCGAGACCCACGACGGCGCCTCGACGATGGACTGGATGGCGCAGGAGCAGGAACGTGGCATCACGATCACGTCCGCTGCCACGACGTGCTTCTGGAACAACAACCAGATCAACATCATCGACACCCCCGGCCACGTCGACTTCACCGTGGAGGTGGAGCGCTCGCTCCGCGTTCTCGACGGTGCTGTCGCGGTGTTCGACGGCAAGGAGGGCGTTGAGCCCCAGTCCGAGACCGTCTGGCGCCAGGCCGACAAGTACGACGTTCCCCGCATCTGCTTCGTCAACAAGATGGACAAGCTGGGCGCCGACTTCTACTACACCGTCGACACCATCGTGAACCGCCTCGGCGCCAAGCCGCTGGTCATCCAGATCCCGATCGGATTCGAGTCCGGCTTCGAGGGCGTCGTCGACATCGTCGAGATGCGCGCGCTGACCTGGCGCGGAGACTCCAAGGGTGACGTCGAGATGGGCGCCAAGTACGCCATCGAGGAGATCCCCGCCGACCTCGTCGAGAAGGCGAACGAGTACCGTGCGACCCTGCTCGAGGTCGTCGCTGAGACCGACGATGCGCTCCTCGAGCGCTTCATGGAGGGCGACACTGACTTCTCGGTCGCCGAGATCAAGAAGGCCATCCGTGGCCTCACGATCAGCAGCCAGATCTACCCGGTGCTCTGCGGTTCCGCGTTCAAGAACCGTGGCGTCCAGCCGATGCTCGACGCTGTTGTGGACTACCTCCCCAGCCCGCTCGACGTGCCGGCCACCGAGGGTCACGACGTGCGCGACGAAGAGAAGATCATCGTCCGCCACCCCGACGCTTCGGAGCCGTTCGCTGCTCTCGCGTTCAAGGTCGCGGTTCACCCGTTCTTCGGTCGCCTCACCTACATCCGCGTGTACTCCGGTCACGTCGACTCGGGTGCGCAGCTGATGAATGCGACCAAGGGCAAGAAGGAGCGCATCGGAAAGATCTTCCAGATGCACGCCAACAAGGAAATGCCGATCGACTCGATCACCGCCGGCCACATCTACGCGGTCATCGGCCTCAAGGACACGACCACGGGTGACACCCTCACCGACCCCGCGAACCAGATCGTTCTCGAGTCGATGACGTTCCCGGAGCCTGTTATCGAGGTGGCCATCGAGCCGAAGACGAAGCAGGACCAGGAAAAGCTGGGCGTCGCAATCCAGAAGCTCGCCGAGGAAGACCCGACGTTCCGCACCGAGCAGAACGTGGACACCGGCCAGACGGTCATCAAGGGAATGGGCGAGCTTCACCTCGACATCCTGGTAGACCGCATGAAGCGCGAGTTCAACGTCGAGGCGAACGTGGGCAAGCCCCAGGTCGCCTACCGCGAGACGATTCGTCGCGTGGTCGACAAGCACGACTACACCCACAAGAAGCAGACCGGTGGATCCGGCCAGTTCGCTAAGGTGCAGATCTCGCTTGAGCCGATGGAGGTCACTCCCGACAAGATCTACGAGTTCGAGAACAAGGTCTCCGGTGGACGTATCCCCCGCGAGTACATTGGCTCGATCGACGCTGGTTTCCAGGCTTCCATGGCTGTCGGCGTTCTCGCCGGCTACCCCATGGTCGGCGTTCGAGGAATCATCCTCGACGGTGCCGCCCACGATGTTGACTCGTCCGAAATGGCGTTCAAGATCGCAGGCTCGATGGCTTTCAAGGAAGCCGCGCGCAAGGCACAGCCCGTTCTGCTCGAGCCGCTCATGGCCGTCGAGGTTCGCACGCCCGAGGAGTACATGGGCGACGTAATCGGCGACCTGAACTCGCGCCGCGGGCAGATCCAGTCCATGGAGGACGCCACCGGCGTCAAGGTGATTCGTGCAAACGTGCCACTGTCGGAGATGTTCGGGTACGTTGGTGACCTTCGGTCGAAGACTTCCGGACGTGCTGTTTACTCCATGACGTTCGACAGCTACTCAGAGGTGCCCCGCGCGGTCGCCGACGAGATCATCCAGAAGAACAAGGGCGAGTAG
- the tuf gene encoding elongation factor Tu, with protein MAKAKFERSKPHVNIGTIGHVDHGKTTLTAAISKVLADKFPSATNVQRDFASIDSAPEERQRGITINISHVEYETEKRHYAHVDAPGHADYIKNMITGAAQMDGAILVVAATDGPMAQTREHVLLAKQVGVPYLMVALNKSDMVDDEEILELVELEVRELLSSQGFDGDNAPVVRVSGLKALEGDAKWEDSILELMQAADDNIPDPVRDKDKPFLMPIEDVFTITGRGTVVTGRAERGTLAINSDVEIVGIRPIQKTTVTGIEMFHKQLDEAWAGENCGLLLRGTKREDVERGQVVVKPGSVTPHTNFTGTAYILSKEEGGRHNPFYANYRPQFYFRTTDVTGVITLPEGTEMVMPGDTTDMTVELIQPIAMEEGLRFAIREGGRTVGAGTVTTIIK; from the coding sequence GTGGCTAAGGCCAAGTTCGAGCGGAGCAAGCCGCACGTAAACATCGGAACCATCGGTCACGTTGACCACGGAAAGACCACGCTCACCGCAGCGATTTCCAAGGTTCTCGCCGACAAGTTCCCTTCCGCAACGAACGTTCAGCGCGACTTCGCGTCGATCGACTCGGCTCCGGAAGAGCGCCAGCGCGGTATCACGATCAACATCTCGCACGTCGAGTACGAGACCGAGAAGCGTCACTACGCTCACGTTGACGCCCCGGGTCACGCTGACTACATCAAGAACATGATCACCGGTGCCGCTCAGATGGACGGTGCGATCCTCGTGGTTGCAGCGACCGACGGCCCGATGGCTCAGACCCGTGAGCACGTTCTGCTCGCCAAGCAGGTCGGCGTGCCGTACCTCATGGTCGCGCTGAACAAGTCCGACATGGTCGACGACGAAGAGATCCTTGAGCTCGTCGAGCTCGAGGTTCGCGAGCTGCTCTCCAGCCAGGGCTTCGACGGCGACAACGCTCCCGTCGTTCGCGTCTCGGGCCTCAAGGCTCTCGAGGGCGACGCCAAGTGGGAAGACTCCATCCTGGAGCTCATGCAGGCCGCGGATGACAACATCCCCGACCCCGTGCGCGACAAGGACAAGCCGTTCCTCATGCCGATCGAGGACGTCTTCACGATCACCGGTCGTGGAACCGTCGTCACGGGCCGCGCCGAGCGTGGCACGCTCGCCATCAACTCCGATGTCGAGATCGTTGGAATCCGCCCGATCCAGAAGACCACGGTCACTGGTATCGAGATGTTCCACAAGCAGCTCGACGAGGCTTGGGCCGGCGAGAACTGTGGTCTGCTGCTCCGCGGCACGAAGCGTGAAGACGTTGAGCGTGGCCAGGTTGTCGTCAAGCCCGGCTCGGTCACCCCTCACACGAACTTCACCGGTACCGCGTACATCCTTTCCAAGGAAGAGGGCGGCCGTCACAACCCGTTCTACGCGAACTACCGTCCGCAGTTCTACTTCCGTACCACCGACGTCACCGGCGTCATCACGCTGCCCGAGGGCACCGAGATGGTAATGCCCGGCGACACCACCGACATGACCGTTGAGCTGATTCAGCCCATCGCCATGGAAGAGGGCCTGCGTTTCGCCATCCGCGAGGGTGGCCGCACGGTTGGTGCTGGAACGGTTACGACCATCATCAAGTAG
- the rpsJ gene encoding 30S ribosomal protein S10, translating to MAGQKIRIRLKSYDHEVIDSSARKIVDTVTRAGATVVGPVPLPTEKNVVVVIRSPHKYKDSREHFEKRTHKRLIDIIDPTPKAVDSLMRLDLPADVNIEIKL from the coding sequence ATGGCGGGACAAAAGATCCGCATTCGACTTAAGTCGTACGACCACGAGGTCATCGACTCTTCGGCGCGCAAGATCGTCGACACCGTAACCCGCGCCGGCGCGACCGTCGTCGGACCGGTGCCGCTGCCCACCGAGAAGAACGTGGTTGTTGTAATCCGTTCGCCTCACAAGTACAAGGACAGCCGCGAGCACTTCGAGAAGCGCACGCACAAGCGCCTCATCGACATCATTGACCCGACGCCCAAGGCCGTCGACTCGCTCATGCGTCTCGACCTGCCGGCAGACGTCAACATCGAGATCAAGCTGTAA
- a CDS encoding prepilin peptidase, giving the protein MPYASLGVPVLVLSGVLGAVVGSFLNVVIYRVPRSLSVVSPPSACPACGAPIRRRDNVPVLSWLLLRGRCRDCAAPISPRYPIVEALTTAFFVVVAVAFNPFVSGTPATALVSGVLVLVAFLYLAGISIALAAIDLDTHRLPNAIVLPAYAVGIVLLGAAAWASGDLEPLLRAVAGAAILFAFYFLLAFAYPGGMGFGDVKLAGVLGLFLGFLGWQQLIVGVAAAFILGGVLGVLLIAIGKATRKSGIPFGPWMLAGAWVGVYAGAPIVDGYLSLVGLN; this is encoded by the coding sequence ATGCCATACGCATCTCTCGGCGTCCCTGTGCTCGTTCTGAGCGGCGTGCTTGGAGCGGTAGTCGGCTCCTTTCTGAACGTCGTGATCTATCGCGTGCCTAGAAGTCTCTCCGTCGTGTCGCCGCCGTCAGCCTGTCCCGCGTGCGGTGCGCCGATACGCCGCCGTGACAACGTGCCGGTGCTCTCCTGGCTGCTGCTCCGCGGCAGATGCCGCGATTGCGCGGCACCCATCTCCCCGCGTTACCCGATTGTTGAAGCGCTGACCACCGCGTTCTTCGTGGTGGTGGCGGTCGCATTCAACCCGTTCGTCAGCGGCACTCCGGCGACCGCGCTTGTTTCCGGTGTTCTGGTGCTCGTAGCGTTCCTGTATCTCGCGGGCATAAGCATCGCCCTCGCCGCGATAGATCTCGACACGCATCGACTGCCGAACGCGATAGTTCTGCCGGCCTACGCGGTGGGAATCGTTCTGCTCGGGGCGGCGGCCTGGGCGTCTGGAGATCTGGAACCCCTATTGCGCGCCGTGGCTGGCGCGGCCATCCTCTTCGCCTTCTACTTCCTCCTTGCCTTCGCTTATCCCGGCGGCATGGGGTTCGGCGACGTCAAGCTGGCCGGTGTTCTCGGGCTGTTTCTGGGGTTTCTCGGCTGGCAGCAGTTGATCGTGGGAGTGGCGGCGGCATTCATCCTCGGGGGAGTGCTCGGGGTTCTGCTTATCGCAATAGGCAAGGCCACGCGCAAAAGCGGCATCCCCTTTGGCCCGTGGATGCTCGCCGGCGCATGGGTCGGTGTGTATGCCGGAGCTCCGATCGTCGATGGCTACTTGTCGCTCGTCGGCCTGAACTAG
- the rpsG gene encoding 30S ribosomal protein S7, translating into MPRKGPAPKRPVVADPVYGAPIVSQLVNKILLDGKKGLAERIVYGALEGVSAKNGQDAVVTLKKALDNVRPTLEVRSRRVGGSTYQVPVEVKPHRANTLALRWLTSYAKGRREKTMTERLTNEILDASNGLGAAVKRREDTHKMAESNKAFAHYRW; encoded by the coding sequence ATGCCTCGCAAGGGTCCAGCTCCCAAGCGCCCCGTAGTAGCCGATCCGGTCTACGGCGCCCCCATCGTCAGCCAGCTCGTCAACAAGATCCTTCTTGATGGCAAGAAGGGCCTCGCCGAGCGCATCGTCTACGGTGCACTCGAAGGCGTGTCGGCCAAGAACGGCCAAGACGCCGTCGTCACCTTGAAGAAGGCACTCGACAACGTCCGCCCCACCCTCGAGGTCCGCAGCCGCCGCGTCGGTGGCTCGACCTACCAGGTGCCGGTCGAGGTCAAGCCTCACCGCGCCAACACGCTCGCCCTGCGTTGGCTCACGAGCTACGCCAAGGGACGTCGTGAGAAGACCATGACCGAGCGCCTCACCAACGAGATCCTCGACGCATCGAACGGCCTCGGCGCCGCGGTGAAGCGTCGTGAAGACACTCACAAGATGGCCGAGTCGAACAAGGCCTTCGCGCACTACCGCTGGTAA
- the rpsL gene encoding 30S ribosomal protein S12 — protein MPTIQQLVRKGRSPKVVKTKAPALKGNPQQRGVCTRVYTTTPKKPNSALRKVARVKLSNGTEVTAYIPGEGHNLQEHSMVLVRGGRVKDLPGVRYKIVRGALDTQAVKNRKQARSRYGAKMEKK, from the coding sequence GTGCCCACTATTCAGCAGCTGGTCCGTAAGGGACGCAGCCCGAAGGTCGTCAAGACCAAGGCGCCCGCCCTCAAGGGCAACCCGCAGCAGCGCGGTGTTTGCACCCGCGTCTACACGACGACCCCCAAGAAGCCGAACTCTGCCCTGCGCAAGGTCGCTCGCGTCAAGCTGAGCAACGGCACCGAGGTCACCGCCTACATCCCCGGTGAAGGCCACAACCTCCAGGAGCACTCGATGGTCCTGGTCCGCGGCGGTCGCGTGAAGGACCTCCCCGGTGTTCGCTACAAGATCGTTCGCGGCGCACTGGACACCCAGGCCGTCAAGAACCGCAAGCAGGCTCGCAGCCGTTACGGCGCGAAGATGGAGAAGAAGTAA
- the rplC gene encoding 50S ribosomal protein L3 has product MADNNKSTKGLLGTKLGMTQVWDENNKLVPVTVVEISPNVVTQLRTQEIDGYAAVQIAYGQIDPRKSNKPATGHFDKAGVTPRRHLTEVRTADAADYSLGQEIAVDIFSAGQLVDVVGTSKGKGFAGVMKRHNFKGVSSSHGSHRNHRKPGSIGASSTPSRVFKGMRMAGRMGGERVTVLNLKVHAVDLEKGLILVKGAVPGAKGRLVFVRNAVKGA; this is encoded by the coding sequence ATGGCTGACAACAACAAGAGCACCAAGGGCCTCCTCGGCACCAAGCTCGGCATGACCCAGGTCTGGGACGAGAACAACAAGCTCGTTCCCGTCACCGTCGTGGAGATCTCTCCCAACGTCGTGACGCAGCTGCGCACGCAGGAGATCGACGGCTACGCCGCCGTTCAGATCGCCTACGGCCAGATCGACCCCCGCAAGTCGAACAAGCCGGCCACCGGTCACTTCGACAAGGCAGGCGTCACGCCTCGCCGTCACCTCACCGAGGTCCGCACCGCGGACGCAGCTGACTACAGCCTCGGCCAGGAGATCGCGGTAGACATCTTCTCCGCTGGCCAGCTCGTCGACGTCGTCGGCACGAGCAAGGGCAAGGGATTCGCCGGTGTTATGAAGCGTCACAACTTCAAGGGTGTTTCCAGCTCGCACGGTTCGCACCGCAACCACCGCAAGCCCGGTTCCATCGGTGCCTCGTCCACGCCTTCGCGCGTGTTCAAGGGCATGCGCATGGCCGGCCGTATGGGTGGCGAGCGCGTCACCGTCCTGAACCTCAAGGTCCACGCAGTTGACCTCGAGAAGGGCCTCATCCTGGTCAAGGGTGCCGTTCCCGGCGCCAAGGGCCGTCTCGTATTCGTCCGCAACGCAGTGAAGGGAGCGTAG
- a CDS encoding PulJ/GspJ family protein — translation MMRQRAAGTPAAAHHDAGLSLVELLVSIMLSALLLVLVGTTFVQVVRNTGTVTAAREGAGSASSIVTELSKVIRSASTIPATSLAAAQPAVVSATDNALTVYSYVDTSPTVPKPTKVEFAIVAGQIVEKRWATTSTKSPWVFPSTPTSTVTYPGIHAPIGSTPLFTYLDATDTPVSPGAGLSETQRALVASITVSVRIRPATPATAKPVEIVNTVGMPNVGIERATP, via the coding sequence ATGATGCGCCAACGTGCCGCTGGCACACCAGCCGCCGCCCACCACGATGCGGGGCTGAGCCTCGTCGAGCTGCTCGTGTCGATAATGCTCTCGGCACTGCTTCTCGTGCTCGTCGGAACAACGTTCGTGCAGGTCGTGAGGAACACGGGCACCGTGACGGCCGCCCGGGAGGGCGCGGGAAGCGCCTCCTCCATCGTTACCGAATTGAGCAAGGTGATCCGGTCGGCCAGCACCATCCCCGCAACGAGCCTGGCTGCGGCACAGCCAGCGGTGGTCTCCGCCACTGACAACGCCCTCACGGTGTACTCGTACGTAGATACCTCGCCCACGGTGCCCAAGCCAACCAAGGTGGAATTCGCCATCGTGGCTGGGCAGATCGTAGAGAAACGGTGGGCCACCACGTCGACCAAGAGCCCGTGGGTTTTCCCCTCGACCCCCACGAGCACGGTCACCTACCCGGGCATCCACGCGCCGATCGGTTCGACCCCGCTCTTCACCTATCTCGACGCGACCGATACGCCGGTCTCGCCGGGTGCCGGGCTCAGCGAAACCCAGCGAGCTCTCGTTGCGTCCATAACCGTATCGGTGCGGATCCGACCGGCTACGCCCGCTACCGCCAAGCCGGTCGAGATCGTCAATACCGTCGGGATGCCAAATGTGGGCATCGAGAGGGCGACGCCATGA
- a CDS encoding serine hydrolase domain-containing protein produces the protein MSDVTSGDTGLSARLDELVRHSAPAAAALVTPAGSTLASRGAGLTSDFEIGSISKGVTGLLYCDALSRGEVTSNSTLGDLLPLGDCAAAHVTLASLSVHRSGLPRLPRSAHAIRGTVEVWRRGTNPYGEDLEALLAQAREVEPGPPRARYSNLGFELLGHAVASAAGTSYADLVRDRIVAPLDLRNTYVPADPSQVGPDAVAGSSSTGHLRQPWTGEALGPAGGIRSSIADMARLTAALLDGSAPGIDALTPTSHYGPRVDIGAAWITVEMWKGRPITWHNGGTGGFRSWIGLDRAAGTGAVVLSATTASVDRAGFALLADSKS, from the coding sequence GTGAGCGACGTCACCTCGGGCGACACCGGCCTCTCCGCGCGACTCGACGAGCTCGTCAGACACTCCGCGCCCGCCGCGGCCGCCCTCGTCACCCCCGCCGGGTCGACGCTGGCGTCGCGCGGGGCCGGGCTGACCTCGGACTTCGAGATCGGGTCGATCTCGAAAGGCGTCACGGGACTGCTCTACTGCGACGCACTGAGCCGCGGAGAAGTCACGTCCAACTCCACGCTGGGTGACCTTCTCCCGCTGGGCGATTGCGCCGCCGCGCACGTGACACTCGCCTCCCTGAGCGTCCACCGGTCGGGGCTGCCGCGATTGCCGCGATCGGCGCACGCGATCCGGGGCACCGTCGAGGTGTGGCGACGGGGCACAAATCCGTATGGCGAAGACCTCGAGGCGCTGCTGGCGCAGGCCCGCGAGGTAGAGCCCGGTCCCCCGCGCGCCCGATACTCGAACCTGGGGTTCGAGCTGCTCGGGCACGCGGTCGCGTCGGCGGCCGGAACGAGTTACGCCGACCTGGTCCGCGATCGCATCGTCGCGCCCCTGGACCTGCGCAACACCTATGTGCCCGCAGATCCGAGCCAGGTGGGTCCCGACGCGGTCGCGGGCAGCAGCAGCACCGGACACCTCCGGCAGCCCTGGACGGGCGAAGCGCTCGGCCCGGCCGGCGGCATCCGGTCGTCCATCGCCGATATGGCGCGGCTGACGGCGGCCCTCCTGGACGGATCCGCGCCGGGCATCGACGCGCTCACACCCACGTCGCACTACGGTCCGCGGGTGGACATCGGCGCCGCCTGGATAACGGTCGAGATGTGGAAGGGCCGGCCCATCACCTGGCACAACGGTGGCACCGGCGGCTTCCGTTCCTGGATCGGCCTCGACCGCGCGGCAGGGACCGGCGCCGTCGTGCTGTCGGCGACGACCGCCTCGGTAGACCGGGCCGGCTTCGCGCTGCTCGCGGACTCGAAGAGCTGA
- the pilM gene encoding type IV pilus assembly protein PilM: MAKSVVGIDIGARVIRAAEVVERAKQRPVLVRYHEIALPPEAAVRGEVLEIDTVASALKQLWSAGGFKSKQVVLGVGSQRVLARDLTVPKMPIVQIRESLPFQVQDMLPVPVADALLDFYPVSEEVGEGGVMINGLLIAAVKDSVMANVRAAQAAGLNPLEVDLIPFALSRALLARGDAPETVAMVHVGAVTTSIVVAKSGIPQFVRIVPSGGDDVTKTLVSRLKLEVSNANQVKLAFGLTGENASLEWRPAVEIIREVASELLNTVRNTINFFAHTRPRDPISRIVVSGGGTQLAGLQTALSEITRLPVSESDPFERFTVDKTVDREALEASRASVATVLGLTLMGKK, encoded by the coding sequence ATGGCAAAATCAGTCGTCGGAATCGACATCGGCGCGCGCGTTATTCGCGCAGCCGAAGTCGTCGAGCGCGCGAAGCAGCGACCCGTGCTCGTGAGATACCACGAGATCGCGCTTCCCCCCGAGGCGGCTGTAAGGGGTGAAGTCCTCGAGATCGACACCGTCGCGTCGGCGCTTAAGCAACTCTGGTCTGCCGGTGGTTTCAAATCGAAGCAAGTGGTACTCGGGGTCGGTAGCCAGCGCGTACTCGCTCGCGACTTGACGGTGCCCAAGATGCCCATCGTGCAAATTCGAGAGTCCTTGCCATTCCAGGTGCAAGACATGTTGCCGGTTCCGGTGGCCGATGCGCTGTTGGATTTCTATCCGGTATCGGAGGAAGTCGGTGAGGGCGGGGTGATGATCAACGGGCTGCTCATAGCCGCGGTGAAAGACTCGGTAATGGCTAATGTGCGCGCCGCTCAGGCGGCCGGCCTCAACCCCTTAGAGGTCGACCTCATCCCGTTCGCGTTGTCGCGCGCGCTGCTCGCCCGGGGCGACGCGCCAGAGACCGTCGCGATGGTGCACGTCGGCGCGGTCACCACGAGCATCGTCGTCGCTAAGAGCGGGATCCCGCAGTTTGTGCGCATAGTTCCCAGCGGAGGAGACGATGTCACCAAAACCCTGGTGTCACGATTGAAGCTGGAAGTGTCCAATGCCAATCAGGTCAAGCTAGCTTTCGGACTCACCGGCGAGAATGCTTCGCTGGAGTGGCGTCCAGCGGTGGAGATCATCCGTGAGGTCGCCTCCGAGTTGCTGAACACCGTTCGCAACACGATCAACTTCTTCGCGCACACCCGTCCACGCGACCCGATCAGCCGCATCGTCGTCAGCGGCGGTGGGACGCAACTTGCGGGATTGCAGACGGCGCTTTCGGAAATCACGCGCCTCCCGGTCTCGGAGAGCGATCCGTTCGAACGGTTCACCGTCGACAAGACCGTCGACCGTGAGGCGCTAGAAGCATCTCGAGCAAGTGTGGCCACCGTGTTGGGTCTCACACTGATGGGTAAGAAATGA
- a CDS encoding DUF6121 family protein: MGDAPQLPPPPDPRMLPVLATVTYAAAVIALWGFLSLGLDADAIAQRDAGPLLGPAMVLGACVVTLLALLKVRGRSAPTVAGLAAAASVYVVMLIIGAVGYSLIRADVSWLVLFIGAYAPSPFVLGAALLSGIAVVAVWAATRRA, encoded by the coding sequence ATGGGTGACGCGCCGCAGCTTCCGCCCCCGCCCGACCCTCGCATGCTGCCGGTGCTCGCGACGGTGACCTATGCCGCGGCCGTCATCGCACTGTGGGGATTCCTGAGCCTCGGGCTCGACGCCGACGCGATCGCCCAACGCGACGCGGGTCCGCTGCTCGGCCCGGCGATGGTACTCGGTGCCTGCGTCGTCACGTTGCTCGCGCTCCTGAAGGTGCGCGGGCGGTCGGCGCCCACCGTCGCCGGGCTCGCTGCCGCGGCATCCGTCTATGTCGTTATGTTGATCATCGGGGCCGTCGGGTATTCGCTCATCAGGGCGGATGTCTCGTGGCTCGTGCTCTTCATCGGGGCCTATGCGCCCAGCCCGTTCGTGCTCGGAGCGGCGCTGCTCAGCGGCATCGCCGTTGTGGCCGTCTGGGCTGCCACCCGGAGGGCCTGA